A single genomic interval of Saccharospirillum mangrovi harbors:
- a CDS encoding anti-anti-sigma factor: MTLCTTLDSCLYRMVDDPVFQSVTVDVTEAEGIDSTSLGMLAKVSRLATPAMGRVPTLVSTRADITRLIETMGFRDRVYAIVSQPQLESKSPLDEQPALPVNEGDARERVLEAHKILMSLNDHNRQTFRELVECIENQAQH, from the coding sequence ATGACGCTCTGTACCACGCTCGACAGTTGTCTCTACCGCATGGTGGACGACCCGGTTTTCCAATCCGTCACCGTGGATGTCACCGAAGCCGAAGGCATCGACAGCACCAGTCTTGGTATGCTGGCCAAAGTTTCCCGTCTTGCCACGCCCGCCATGGGCCGTGTTCCAACCCTGGTCTCTACCCGCGCTGATATTACCCGTCTGATTGAAACCATGGGTTTTCGTGATCGGGTGTACGCCATCGTTTCCCAACCACAACTTGAATCCAAATCGCCGCTAGACGAGCAACCGGCGTTGCCCGTTAACGAAGGCGATGCGCGCGAGCGTGTGTTGGAAGCGCATAAAATTCTGATGTCGTTGAACGACCATAACCGCCAGACGTTCAGGGAGCTGGTGGAGTGTATCGAGAATCAGGCCCAGCATTGA
- a CDS encoding NAD(P)H-dependent glycerol-3-phosphate dehydrogenase translates to MPPKRIAVLGGGSFGTAVANIAASNGHTVKLWMRSEKQAQDILDQGENSRYLPGYKLSERLTPELDLAAAVSDADYVFVAVPSKAFRSVAEQAIPLLPAHTALISLTKGIEPGSFKLMSQILHDLAPSHEVGVISGPNLAKEIAQNQISATVIASYSQSLRQNVQQLLSSQFFRVYGNPDIYGVELAGALKNIYAIITGLAVALGMAENTRAAIITRALAEMSRFAVRLGANPMTFLGLAGVGDLIVTCSSQLSRNYRVGYYIGEGDSLKQAIKRVGETAEGINTLRMVHEKAAEMGIYMPLVGGLYAIIYEDQPIREVSGKLMSGDLAQDVEFMGAGI, encoded by the coding sequence ATGCCGCCCAAGCGCATCGCCGTTTTGGGCGGTGGCAGCTTTGGCACCGCCGTTGCCAATATCGCTGCGTCAAATGGCCATACCGTCAAACTTTGGATGCGCAGCGAAAAGCAGGCGCAAGACATTCTGGATCAAGGCGAAAACAGCCGCTATTTGCCCGGCTATAAACTGTCGGAACGCTTAACGCCGGAGCTGGATCTGGCGGCTGCGGTTAGCGATGCCGACTATGTGTTTGTCGCCGTGCCATCAAAAGCCTTTCGTTCGGTAGCTGAACAAGCCATTCCCTTGTTGCCGGCTCACACTGCTTTAATCAGTCTGACCAAAGGCATTGAGCCGGGCAGTTTCAAACTGATGAGTCAGATACTGCACGACCTGGCACCAAGCCATGAAGTGGGTGTGATCAGTGGGCCGAATCTGGCGAAGGAAATCGCTCAGAATCAAATTTCCGCCACTGTGATTGCGTCGTACAGCCAGTCCCTTCGTCAAAACGTCCAGCAATTGCTCAGCAGCCAGTTTTTCCGTGTGTATGGCAATCCGGATATCTACGGTGTCGAACTCGCTGGTGCGTTGAAAAATATCTACGCCATCATCACCGGTCTGGCGGTTGCGTTGGGCATGGCTGAAAACACCCGCGCGGCGATCATCACCCGCGCCTTAGCCGAAATGTCGCGCTTTGCTGTTCGCCTTGGTGCTAACCCGATGACGTTTTTGGGCCTGGCCGGTGTCGGAGACTTAATCGTCACCTGCAGTTCGCAGCTGAGCCGCAACTATCGTGTTGGTTACTACATCGGCGAAGGCGACTCGCTGAAGCAAGCCATCAAGCGCGTTGGTGAAACTGCTGAAGGCATCAACACGCTGCGGATGGTGCATGAAAAAGCCGCGGAAATGGGCATCTACATGCCGCTGGTGGGCGGCCTCTATGCCATCATTTACGAAGACCAACCGATCCGGGAAGTGTCCGGTAAATTGATGTCGGGCGACCTGGCTCAAGACGTTGAGTTCATGGGAGCTGGAATCTGA
- a CDS encoding DUF4389 domain-containing protein, with product METSKRERIEQQLLRLVFMVIFGVVLRLSVLLTGLLAVVQWIWRWFQSDDNERLRGFCRALGRYQHQVSDFLLFNVDDKPFPFSDWPSDDLAEPEDD from the coding sequence ATGGAAACAAGTAAGCGTGAACGCATCGAGCAACAACTGTTGCGTCTGGTGTTTATGGTTATTTTTGGCGTTGTGCTGCGGCTGAGCGTGCTATTGACCGGCTTGCTCGCCGTTGTGCAATGGATCTGGCGCTGGTTCCAAAGCGATGACAACGAACGCCTGCGCGGTTTCTGCCGGGCGTTGGGACGTTATCAACATCAGGTATCGGATTTCCTGTTGTTCAATGTCGACGACAAACCCTTTCCTTTCTCCGACTGGCCGAGCGATGACCTGGCGGAGCCAGAAGACGACTGA
- a CDS encoding SixA phosphatase family protein, which produces MRLYLLRHGEAEPYGSVSDAERRLVPAGESAVIRQRTWLEPVDAFYCSPYRRACQTAELIRSTVGGQQPMLDARLTPDSPVQGVLDLLGSAGGERLLLVGHNPLLSSLANSLIGDPYALALPTAGLVCLEADDWFPGSAQFLWQK; this is translated from the coding sequence ATGCGTCTGTATCTGCTGCGACACGGTGAAGCCGAACCCTACGGCAGCGTCAGCGACGCAGAGCGCCGCCTGGTGCCTGCGGGGGAATCGGCGGTGATACGCCAGCGAACCTGGCTGGAACCGGTCGATGCTTTCTATTGCAGCCCGTACCGACGTGCCTGTCAGACCGCCGAATTGATCCGCTCAACGGTCGGTGGCCAGCAACCGATGTTGGATGCGCGGCTGACGCCGGATAGCCCGGTGCAGGGTGTTTTGGACTTGCTGGGCAGTGCTGGCGGTGAGCGGTTGTTGTTGGTCGGTCATAATCCATTGCTGTCGAGTCTGGCCAATTCCCTGATCGGCGACCCCTACGCCTTAGCGTTGCCAACGGCGGGGTTGGTCTGTCTTGAAGCGGATGACTGGTTTCCCGGCAGCGCTCAGTTTTTGTGGCAAAAATAA
- a CDS encoding alpha/beta fold hydrolase, protein MKPLIHFAHANGFPSASYGALFDALSTDYDVCQLPLIGHDPNYPVTDNWTRLKHQLIASIETQCDRPVVGIGHSLGGGLTMMAAKERPDLFEAIVLLDVPVFSCLESYVVRLIKTFGLMDSVTPAGRSKRRRTQWPDAQAALDYFRTRGLFQRFDERCLQDYVRSAIRPASDGGVELLYELSVELAVFRTMPHNLGVRAGQLAMPAGILVGRDTDAVRKSQYLRMKRRLGFYGERLDGTHMFPLEYPQKTADAIGRLLLQMQLAEQQAG, encoded by the coding sequence ATGAAACCGCTGATTCATTTTGCCCACGCCAACGGTTTTCCCTCTGCCAGCTATGGCGCTTTATTTGATGCGTTGTCGACCGATTACGATGTCTGCCAACTGCCATTGATCGGCCACGACCCGAATTACCCGGTCACCGATAACTGGACCCGCCTGAAGCATCAATTGATTGCCAGCATCGAAACGCAGTGCGACCGGCCGGTCGTCGGCATTGGGCATTCTCTTGGCGGCGGGCTGACCATGATGGCGGCCAAAGAACGGCCAGACCTGTTTGAAGCCATCGTGCTGCTGGACGTGCCGGTGTTCAGTTGTCTGGAAAGTTACGTCGTGCGGCTGATCAAGACATTTGGGCTGATGGATTCGGTGACACCCGCCGGTCGTTCAAAGCGTCGCCGTACCCAATGGCCCGACGCTCAGGCGGCACTCGATTACTTCCGCACCCGAGGTTTGTTCCAGCGGTTCGATGAGCGTTGTTTGCAGGATTACGTGCGTTCGGCCATACGACCGGCATCGGACGGCGGCGTCGAATTGCTCTATGAACTGTCGGTCGAGCTGGCGGTGTTTCGAACCATGCCGCATAACCTGGGTGTTCGCGCCGGTCAGTTAGCGATGCCAGCCGGCATTCTGGTCGGACGCGACACCGATGCAGTGCGCAAAAGCCAATATCTGCGCATGAAGCGCCGCCTGGGGTTTTATGGCGAACGTCTCGATGGCACCCACATGTTCCCGCTCGAATACCCACAAAAAACGGCCGACGCCATTGGGCGGTTGTTGTTGCAAATGCAGCTCGCTGAACAGCAGGCCGGTTAA
- a CDS encoding alpha/beta fold hydrolase has protein sequence MREFSLLNDRIQGVRWGQGKPVLALHGLLDNAMSFQPLAQHLTQIELWAIDLPGHGRSAALPGQGGWSLPDWLPLLGDILDELNWAQFDVLGHSLGGILSQLLATLDTRIARLWSLDALGPIVDDDDGNLDRLQRLYEARKKPKSKRRHYPTPDALWQARAQGRFPLSEASARVLTRRGVGLGEGGWFFNYDRRLRQETQWRLTESQVLALLKRIRCPLHLALFDDSPLAKQEALVLRQQAVAQLHLSRFAGGHHAHMETPEPIARWLESTL, from the coding sequence ATGCGCGAATTCAGTCTGTTGAATGATCGCATTCAAGGCGTGCGTTGGGGGCAGGGCAAACCAGTTTTGGCGCTCCATGGCTTGCTCGATAACGCCATGAGTTTTCAGCCGCTGGCGCAGCATCTGACACAGATTGAACTTTGGGCCATCGATCTGCCCGGTCACGGTCGTTCGGCCGCCTTGCCGGGGCAGGGTGGCTGGAGTTTGCCGGACTGGCTACCGCTGCTGGGTGACATACTGGACGAACTGAATTGGGCGCAGTTTGATGTCCTCGGTCATTCCCTCGGCGGCATTCTCAGCCAACTGCTGGCGACACTGGACACGCGCATCGCTCGGTTGTGGTCACTGGATGCCCTGGGGCCTATCGTTGACGACGATGACGGCAATCTGGACCGCTTACAGCGGTTGTACGAAGCACGCAAAAAACCTAAATCCAAACGACGTCATTATCCGACTCCCGATGCGTTGTGGCAGGCCCGTGCACAAGGCCGGTTTCCGTTATCGGAAGCGTCGGCCCGGGTGTTGACCCGTCGCGGTGTTGGACTCGGCGAGGGCGGTTGGTTTTTCAATTACGATCGACGTCTGCGCCAGGAAACCCAATGGCGGCTGACCGAATCTCAGGTGTTGGCACTGTTGAAACGCATTCGCTGCCCGCTGCACCTGGCGTTGTTTGATGACAGCCCACTGGCGAAACAGGAGGCTCTGGTGCTGCGCCAACAAGCCGTAGCGCAATTGCATCTGAGCCGATTCGCAGGTGGGCATCATGCCCACATGGAAACGCCGGAACCGATTGCACGTTGGTTGGAAAGCACGCTTTAA
- the prmB gene encoding 50S ribosomal protein L3 N(5)-glutamine methyltransferase produces MSHPVPLLSFDDADLQQQSLQDFCQLGDWVRFGASQMGRYDVFHGHGFESAWDESLFLCARALQLDWDIPAAALSARLLTAERQRLWSLLQQRCVQRVPTAYLLEEAWFCGEPFKVTPDVLIPRSPIAELIESGFEPWLEQVPHRILDLCTGSGCIGIAAARMFPQAQVDLSDLSEAAVAIAVENVDAKDLGWQIDVYQGDLFDSLGDARYDLILSNPPYVDAEDIDSMPAEFHHEPRLGLAAGDDGLDLVHRILKESVDHLTDDGLLVCEVGNSAGALMDAYPELPFEWPEFSQGGLGVLILRASDLRAYFSAH; encoded by the coding sequence ATGTCACATCCTGTTCCGCTGCTATCCTTTGACGACGCCGACCTTCAGCAACAATCGTTGCAGGACTTCTGTCAGCTAGGCGATTGGGTGCGCTTTGGCGCCAGCCAGATGGGGCGCTACGACGTCTTTCATGGCCACGGTTTTGAGTCCGCCTGGGACGAATCGCTGTTTTTGTGCGCGCGTGCGTTACAACTGGATTGGGATATACCAGCGGCGGCGCTGTCTGCCCGTCTGCTCACCGCTGAGCGCCAGCGGTTGTGGTCGTTGTTACAACAGCGTTGTGTGCAACGTGTGCCCACCGCCTATCTGCTTGAAGAAGCCTGGTTCTGCGGCGAGCCGTTCAAAGTAACACCGGATGTATTGATCCCTCGTTCGCCCATCGCCGAATTGATTGAATCCGGATTTGAACCCTGGCTTGAGCAAGTGCCGCACCGCATTCTGGATTTGTGCACTGGCAGTGGCTGCATTGGTATTGCCGCCGCACGTATGTTCCCGCAGGCGCAGGTCGACTTAAGCGATTTGAGCGAGGCTGCTGTTGCCATTGCTGTTGAAAACGTCGACGCCAAAGACTTAGGTTGGCAAATTGATGTCTACCAGGGCGATTTATTCGACAGCCTGGGCGATGCCCGTTACGACCTGATCCTCTCCAATCCGCCCTACGTGGATGCCGAAGATATCGACAGCATGCCAGCCGAATTTCATCACGAACCGCGTCTGGGTTTGGCCGCCGGTGACGATGGATTGGACCTGGTTCATCGCATCCTCAAAGAGTCGGTGGACCACTTGACTGACGACGGTTTGCTGGTGTGCGAAGTCGGTAACAGCGCTGGTGCATTAATGGATGCGTATCCCGAACTGCCGTTCGAATGGCCGGAATTCAGCCAAGGTGGTTTAGGTGTTTTAATACTTCGGGCGAGTGATTTGCGCGCTTATTTCAGTGCGCATTAA
- the aroC gene encoding chorismate synthase: MSGNSFGTLFTVTTFGESHGPALGAIVDGCPPGMALSEADLQGDLDRRKPGTSQFTTQRREADEVRILSGVFEGKTTGTPIGLLIENTNQRSKDYSEIMNTYRPAHADYGYDQKYGFRDYRGGGRSSARETAMRVAAGGIAKRYLASQGIQIQGWLSQMGPIELAFKDAAAIEQNPFFSPDPERVPELEEHIRQLRKAGDSVGARVSVRATGLIPGLGEPIFDRLDAELAKALMSINAVKGVEIGDGFDVVNQRGSEHRDELSPQGFLSNHAGGIVGGISTGQAIEAHIALKPTSSITIPGRSITRQGEATEMITKGRHDPCVGIRAVPIAEAMLALVLMDHWLRHRAQNAEVTPPIPPIPGAVE; the protein is encoded by the coding sequence ATGTCAGGCAACAGCTTCGGAACTCTTTTTACCGTCACCACTTTTGGTGAAAGTCATGGCCCGGCATTGGGCGCCATTGTCGATGGTTGCCCGCCGGGCATGGCGTTATCGGAAGCCGATTTGCAGGGCGATCTGGATCGGCGCAAACCCGGTACCAGCCAGTTTACAACTCAACGTCGTGAAGCCGATGAAGTGCGAATTTTGTCGGGTGTTTTTGAGGGCAAAACCACCGGAACGCCGATTGGTTTATTGATCGAAAACACCAACCAGCGCAGCAAAGATTACTCCGAGATTATGAACACCTATCGGCCTGCGCACGCCGATTACGGTTACGATCAAAAATACGGTTTTCGCGATTACCGTGGTGGCGGTCGCAGCTCCGCACGCGAAACCGCGATGCGGGTAGCGGCCGGTGGCATTGCCAAACGTTATCTCGCCAGCCAGGGCATTCAGATTCAAGGTTGGCTCAGTCAGATGGGGCCGATTGAGCTGGCTTTTAAAGACGCAGCGGCCATCGAACAAAATCCGTTTTTCAGCCCCGATCCGGAACGCGTGCCGGAGTTGGAAGAGCACATCCGGCAATTGCGCAAAGCGGGTGATTCCGTCGGTGCCCGCGTCAGCGTACGCGCCACCGGTTTGATTCCGGGTTTGGGCGAGCCGATTTTTGATCGCCTCGATGCCGAATTAGCCAAAGCTTTGATGAGCATCAACGCCGTTAAAGGCGTCGAAATTGGCGACGGTTTTGACGTAGTGAACCAACGCGGCAGCGAACACCGCGATGAATTAAGCCCGCAAGGGTTTTTGTCGAATCACGCTGGCGGCATCGTTGGCGGTATTTCCACGGGTCAAGCGATTGAAGCGCACATCGCCTTGAAGCCGACCTCGAGCATTACCATTCCTGGTCGCAGCATTACGCGCCAGGGCGAAGCCACAGAAATGATCACCAAAGGTCGCCACGATCCATGCGTGGGCATTCGCGCGGTACCAATTGCCGAGGCCATGTTGGCGTTGGTGTTGATGGACCATTGGTTGCGCCACCGCGCGCAAAACGCCGAGGTAACGCCGCCGATTCCACCGATTCCCGGTGCCGTGGAATAA
- a CDS encoding DUF2914 domain-containing protein, with translation MRSIRWLAVVIALVLPAWTQADVIRHHFTRNVVAHEPVDRLSSATNINPLFYFTELEGMDGATVVHRWLLNNRVMAEVRFQVTGPRWRVYSSKLMQPDWDGIWKLEVLDGDGNLLATDTISVLID, from the coding sequence ATGCGAAGCATCCGTTGGCTGGCTGTCGTTATAGCCCTGGTGTTGCCCGCCTGGACTCAGGCGGATGTGATTCGACACCATTTCACCCGCAATGTGGTTGCGCACGAACCGGTCGATCGACTGAGCAGCGCGACCAATATTAATCCGCTGTTTTATTTCACCGAACTGGAAGGCATGGATGGGGCGACCGTTGTCCATCGCTGGTTGTTGAATAACCGTGTGATGGCCGAAGTGCGTTTCCAGGTAACCGGGCCGAGATGGCGCGTCTATTCCAGTAAATTGATGCAACCCGATTGGGATGGCATCTGGAAATTGGAGGTGCTGGATGGCGACGGTAATTTGTTGGCGACCGACACCATCAGTGTGTTGATCGACTGA
- a CDS encoding cation diffusion facilitator family transporter translates to MSESPLTETNTEVDRHRRIGVTNAWAVVVDSLAFVIKLGVGWLVASPALIADAMHSLSDLLADLPIILLARIARQRPDSDHPYGHARFETLGTVMLGALLLTVALGIGFETIQLLFSDSRPSPSGLGLATVVVAIALKEGYFQYAIRQARLARSALIEANAWHARSDSLSSVVVLIGLLATLAGFPALEIIAAFIVAVMIGWMGIRLAWQAIQQLVDQGVDDERQTALLEALAAIPGVRDVHLLRTRRMGPDLFVDAHLRVDSRISVSEGHQINEWALTRLKTQFDDIADVTLHIDHEPDPQDSQVRPLAPLRPTIESLLADYGVRDYDRLIIHYHQQRAQLELRFATDAQCLAARDLCQRLLNDVDWIADIVLTLSGERLSRSTH, encoded by the coding sequence GTGAGCGAGAGCCCGTTGACCGAAACCAACACCGAGGTTGATCGCCATCGCCGCATAGGTGTTACCAATGCCTGGGCGGTGGTGGTCGATAGCCTGGCGTTCGTGATCAAACTGGGGGTCGGCTGGTTGGTGGCCTCGCCGGCGTTGATTGCCGACGCCATGCACAGCCTGTCGGATTTGCTCGCGGACTTGCCCATTATTTTGCTGGCCCGCATCGCACGACAACGCCCCGACAGCGATCACCCTTACGGCCACGCCCGCTTTGAAACGCTGGGCACCGTCATGCTCGGCGCGCTGTTGTTAACGGTCGCTTTAGGCATCGGTTTTGAAACCATTCAGCTGCTGTTTTCCGACAGCCGGCCATCGCCCAGCGGTTTGGGACTGGCGACGGTGGTTGTCGCCATCGCGCTCAAGGAAGGTTACTTCCAATACGCCATTCGTCAGGCGCGGCTGGCGCGCTCGGCGTTGATCGAAGCCAACGCCTGGCACGCGCGTTCCGACAGCCTGTCGTCGGTTGTGGTGTTAATTGGTTTGCTGGCAACGCTGGCGGGGTTTCCGGCACTGGAAATCATCGCGGCTTTTATAGTCGCCGTCATGATCGGTTGGATGGGTATCCGACTCGCCTGGCAAGCCATCCAACAGTTGGTGGACCAGGGCGTGGATGATGAGCGCCAAACCGCCCTGCTGGAAGCGCTGGCCGCCATTCCGGGCGTGCGCGATGTGCACCTGTTGCGCACCCGACGTATGGGGCCAGATTTATTTGTCGATGCGCATCTGCGTGTGGACAGCCGCATTTCAGTGTCCGAAGGCCACCAGATCAACGAATGGGCATTGACCCGCCTGAAGACCCAATTCGATGACATTGCCGATGTCACCCTGCACATCGATCACGAACCCGACCCACAGGACAGTCAGGTTCGCCCGCTGGCGCCGCTGCGACCAACCATCGAATCGCTGCTGGCCGACTACGGCGTGCGCGACTACGACCGGCTGATCATTCACTACCACCAGCAACGCGCGCAGTTGGAATTGCGTTTTGCCACCGACGCACAATGCCTGGCGGCTCGCGACCTGTGCCAACGGCTGCTGAATGACGTCGATTGGATTGCCGATATTGTGTTGACTCTGAGCGGCGAGCGCCTCAGTCGATCAACACACTGA
- the trmH gene encoding tRNA (guanosine(18)-2'-O)-methyltransferase TrmH has translation MSRSRFEKFKQVLRQRQTDMTVLTDQVHKAQNISAILRTADAVGIPEIHMVQPRHGRLVYHNTAGGSSRFVATRVHDTIGKAMAAARQRGFKLYAAHWSERAVNYRDVDYCQPFALVMGAEKRGLSDEAAEAADAHLTIPMVGMVESYNVSVAAAIILEEAMHQRRRESWYDRPFVEDSGYHATLFRWAQPKMAAYCDRHGLPYPALDDDGDVIPPADPAYRGAL, from the coding sequence ATGAGCCGTTCCCGCTTCGAGAAATTCAAACAAGTGCTGCGCCAACGCCAAACCGACATGACGGTGCTGACCGATCAGGTACACAAGGCGCAAAACATATCCGCCATTCTGCGCACCGCCGATGCCGTCGGTATCCCTGAAATTCACATGGTGCAGCCAAGGCACGGGCGCTTGGTGTATCACAACACCGCTGGCGGCAGCAGCCGGTTTGTCGCTACCCGTGTACACGACACCATTGGCAAAGCCATGGCCGCTGCCCGGCAACGGGGTTTCAAACTTTATGCTGCGCATTGGTCAGAGCGAGCGGTGAATTACCGCGACGTTGATTACTGCCAACCCTTTGCGTTGGTGATGGGTGCGGAAAAACGCGGCCTGAGTGATGAAGCCGCCGAGGCCGCCGATGCGCATCTGACCATCCCCATGGTTGGCATGGTGGAAAGCTATAATGTCAGCGTTGCCGCCGCCATTATTCTGGAAGAAGCCATGCATCAGCGTCGCCGCGAAAGTTGGTATGATCGCCCTTTCGTCGAAGACTCGGGCTACCACGCCACCTTATTTCGTTGGGCACAGCCGAAAATGGCCGCCTATTGCGACCGCCACGGCCTGCCCTACCCGGCGCTTGATGACGATGGCGATGTCATTCCGCCGGCCGACCCGGCTTACCGAGGTGCGTTGTGA
- a CDS encoding beta-ketoacyl synthase yields MKALPLIVGFGGINAAGRVSMHHSYRRLVQDALDETRMAATWQDLSTLMGTTNRQAILDGTLIRRIEAASHFDPSAIPNQNKANLSNANGFNFELKRRQLPDPLPAGWTVVGESAGQVQIRVDGDMPVLVPGSFASKVSSAGSLPTGFDPSSYYNAAHHPRGLQLAVYGASDAIQSMGMDWSSVLERVRPDQVSVYAGSAYSQLDQAGLRGLYQSPMTGSRITSKMLPLSLPEMSADFVNSYIINSVGNTGTNVGACATFLYNLRQGMADIQSGQCRVAIVGNSEAPIVPEIIEGFRVMGALAEDDQLRQLDGSDIADNRRACRPFSANAGFTIAESSQFVVLMDDALALECGATVFGSVGEVFVNADANKKSISSPGVGNYVTMAKATALARAILGDAGLARTFVMAHGTGTPQNRVTESHIFNEVAKTFGIQHWPISAIKAYLGHSQAPAGGDSLTAALGVWAEGLIPGIKTIDHIADDVHRSNLDILMDHKAVGDQGEGMDGALINAKGFGGNNASALVLSPNKTLELLRQRHGQNALDGWQGRNEGIAAAQADYDRRTRENGLKVIYSFGQAVMDETDVSMNREQLTLSQFATPIDLPQHNPYLD; encoded by the coding sequence ATGAAAGCACTGCCTTTGATCGTTGGCTTCGGTGGCATCAACGCCGCTGGCCGGGTTTCCATGCACCACAGCTACCGTCGTTTGGTTCAGGACGCGCTGGACGAGACGCGCATGGCCGCAACCTGGCAAGACTTGTCGACGTTGATGGGCACCACCAACCGCCAGGCGATACTCGATGGCACGCTGATTCGTCGTATCGAAGCGGCCAGTCATTTTGATCCCTCCGCCATACCCAACCAGAACAAAGCCAACCTGAGCAACGCCAACGGTTTCAATTTCGAACTGAAGCGCCGTCAATTGCCAGACCCGTTGCCAGCCGGTTGGACGGTGGTCGGTGAGTCCGCCGGCCAGGTGCAGATTCGGGTGGACGGCGATATGCCGGTGCTGGTGCCGGGAAGCTTTGCCAGTAAGGTGTCGTCCGCTGGCTCTTTGCCGACCGGCTTTGACCCGTCGAGCTACTACAACGCCGCGCACCATCCGCGCGGTCTGCAACTGGCGGTGTATGGCGCGTCCGATGCGATTCAATCGATGGGTATGGATTGGTCGTCCGTACTGGAACGGGTGCGGCCGGATCAGGTGTCGGTTTACGCCGGTTCCGCCTATTCCCAGCTCGACCAGGCCGGCCTGCGCGGCCTGTACCAATCGCCGATGACCGGCTCGCGCATCACCTCAAAAATGCTGCCGTTGTCGTTGCCGGAAATGTCGGCCGATTTCGTGAACTCTTACATCATCAACAGCGTTGGCAACACCGGCACCAACGTCGGCGCCTGCGCAACCTTTCTGTACAACCTGCGCCAGGGCATGGCCGACATTCAGTCCGGTCAATGTCGGGTTGCCATTGTCGGTAACTCGGAAGCGCCGATCGTGCCGGAAATCATCGAAGGCTTCCGCGTTATGGGTGCCTTGGCAGAAGACGACCAACTGCGTCAGCTCGACGGCAGCGACATTGCCGACAACCGCCGCGCCTGCCGCCCCTTCTCAGCCAACGCCGGCTTCACCATCGCCGAATCCAGCCAGTTTGTCGTATTGATGGACGACGCCCTGGCGCTGGAATGCGGTGCGACCGTCTTTGGCTCCGTCGGCGAGGTGTTCGTCAATGCCGACGCCAACAAGAAATCCATTTCCAGCCCGGGCGTGGGCAACTACGTCACCATGGCAAAGGCCACCGCCCTGGCGCGCGCCATTTTGGGCGACGCTGGTCTGGCACGAACCTTTGTCATGGCACACGGCACTGGCACGCCACAAAACCGGGTGACCGAGTCGCACATTTTCAATGAGGTCGCTAAAACCTTTGGCATTCAGCATTGGCCGATCAGCGCCATCAAAGCCTACCTCGGCCATTCGCAAGCGCCGGCCGGTGGCGACAGCCTGACCGCCGCTCTGGGCGTTTGGGCCGAAGGCTTGATTCCGGGCATCAAAACCATCGATCACATTGCCGATGACGTACACCGCTCCAATCTCGATATCCTGATGGACCACAAAGCCGTTGGCGACCAGGGCGAAGGCATGGACGGCGCGTTGATCAACGCCAAAGGTTTTGGCGGCAACAACGCCAGCGCCCTGGTGCTGTCACCAAACAAGACGCTGGAATTACTGCGTCAACGCCACGGCCAAAACGCGCTGGATGGCTGGCAAGGTCGCAACGAGGGCATCGCTGCGGCTCAAGCGGATTACGACCGCCGCACGCGTGAAAACGGTCTGAAGGTCATCTATTCCTTTGGTCAGGCCGTGATGGACGAAACCGACGTCAGCATGAATCGCGAGCAGTTGACGCTGAGCCAGTTCGCCACACCGATCGACCTGCCGCAACACAACCCCTACCTCGATTGA